One window of Miscanthus floridulus cultivar M001 unplaced genomic scaffold, ASM1932011v1 os_2014_2_3, whole genome shotgun sequence genomic DNA carries:
- the LOC136534505 gene encoding RING-H2 finger protein ATL39-like, translating into MADSKGGAGGMGMNMVTTVMAFSVSAFFVLFVFTRLLCARLHLSRAAAAADRAAGDAFVVQGYNVERGIHGLEPSVVRTFPTVKLGDGDGGQQPPPVQEESQCTVCLEEYEAKDMVRVLPTCGHAFHAACIDAWLRQHPTCPVCRASLRAKNGTRATPLDYSLLVAGAAARGPAAAATAQQVPASSSDLGASPQAVEHQHQTDDMGDDGLLEIISEEPASSGDPSPAAAAAAGIHPRCADAARQI; encoded by the exons ATGGCGGATTCAAAGGGCGGCGCCGGCGGGATGGGCATGAACATGGTGACCACGGTGATGGCCTTCTCGGTCAGCGCCTTCTTCGTGCTCTTCGTCTTCACCAGGCTGCTCTGCGCGCGCCTCCACCTATccagggcggcggcggccgccgaccGCGCCGCCGGCGACGCCTTCGTCGTCCAGGGCTACAAC GTGGAGCGCGGCATCCACGGCCTGGAGCCGTCCGTGGTGAGGACCTTCCCCACCGTCAagctcggcgacggcgacggcggccagCAACCGCCGCCGGTGCAGGAGGAGTCGCA GTGTACGGTGTGTCTGGAGGAGTACGAGGCGAAGGACATGGTGCGCGTGCTGCCCACCTGCGGCCACGCCTTCCACGCGGCCTGCATCGACGCCTGGCTGAGGCAGCACCCCACCTGCCCCGTCTGCCGCGCCTCCCTGCGCGCCAAGAACGGCACCCGCGCCACGCCGCTCGACTACAGCCTCCTCGTCGCCGGCGCCGCAGCGAGGGGCCCCGCGGCCGCGGCCACCGCCCAGCAGGTCCCCGCGTCCTCGTCCGACCTCGGCGCGTCACCGCAGGCAGTCGAACACCAGCACCAGACGGACGACATGGGGGATGATGGCCTGCTGGAGATCATCTCCGAAGAGCCCGCCTCCTCGGGAGACCCGAGCcctgcagcagcagctgctgctggtaTCCATCCTCGCTGCGCCGACGCGGCGAGGCAGATCTAA